Proteins from a single region of Mytilus trossulus isolate FHL-02 chromosome 2, PNRI_Mtr1.1.1.hap1, whole genome shotgun sequence:
- the LOC134707636 gene encoding phospholipase A and acyltransferase 3-like, whose amino-acid sequence MAQKLVREHNQTVLENLDEGDLIEFPRGRVYSHWGVYMGNEEIIHLAGDENDGINGNFDSGHLFTICGRRFNKANVKIDNFWDVVGTSKAKKNNDKDKKCKAFPPNEIIERGKSRIGSIPYNVLWCNCEHFAAWCRNGENWSQQADSFLQRVMGIGAAVVVGGLAYTGYSESKKKKKEETQQPL is encoded by the exons ATGGCACAGAAGTTAGTAAGAGAACATAACCAAACAGTTTTAGAGAACTTAGATGAAGGGGACTTAATTGAGTTTCCAAGGGGACGTGTTTACTCACACTGGGGAGTTTATATGG GTAATGAAGAAATAATACATTTAGCAGGTGATGAAAATGATGGCATTAATGGAAATTTTGATTCTGGTCACCTGTTTACTATTTGTGGTAGACGTTTCAACAAAGCTAATGTGAAAATTGATAACTTTTGGGATGTAGTGGGCACCAGTAAGGCCAAAAAGAATAATGACAAAGATAAAAAATGCAA AGCATTCCCACCAAATGAAATAATAGAAAGAGGAAAGTCAAGGATAGGATCAATACCTTATAATGTATTGTGGTGTAACTGTGAACACTTTGCTGCTTGGTGTAGAAATGGAGAAAACTGGTCTCAACAG gcTGATAGTTTCTTGCAAAGGGTAATGGGCATTGGTGCAGCTGTTGTGGTTGGTGGACTGGCTTATACTGGATATTCTGAAtcaaagaagaagaagaaagagGAGACACAACAGCCTTTATAG